One region of Micromonospora ureilytica genomic DNA includes:
- a CDS encoding MarR family winged helix-turn-helix transcriptional regulator: MASADPARPGFALPLLLLAGFRTLIDDLHTELAREGHPELRPLHGFVLQAVGADGTTATELGQRLGISKQAAGKTVDRLVAVGYLERVDDPSDARRRLVRVTPRGADGLRRSAEIFDRLRAQWTDALGPERVNAMEDDLRTMASANWFRLDVPGWFGG, encoded by the coding sequence ATGGCAAGCGCTGATCCCGCGCGCCCCGGCTTCGCGCTGCCACTGCTGCTGCTGGCCGGCTTCCGGACGCTTATCGACGACCTGCACACCGAGCTGGCCCGGGAGGGGCATCCGGAGCTGCGACCGCTGCACGGGTTCGTGCTCCAGGCCGTTGGGGCGGACGGCACCACCGCCACCGAGCTGGGCCAACGGCTGGGCATCTCCAAACAGGCCGCGGGCAAGACCGTCGACCGGCTGGTCGCCGTCGGCTATCTGGAGCGGGTCGACGACCCCTCCGACGCCCGACGGCGGCTGGTCCGGGTGACACCGCGCGGCGCCGACGGGTTACGCCGCTCGGCCGAGATCTTCGACCGACTGCGCGCACAGTGGACCGACGCCCTCGGCCCGGAACGGGTCAACGCGATGGAAGACGACCTGCGCACGATGGCCTCGGCCAACTGGTTCCGGCTCGACGTGCCCGGCTGGTTCGGCGGCTGA
- a CDS encoding DUF397 domain-containing protein, with protein sequence MDLTGARWRKSTRSGNDAGACVEVADNLPGRVHVRDSKDRDGGLLTFSPAAWRAFVELARTP encoded by the coding sequence ATGGATCTGACCGGAGCCCGCTGGCGCAAGTCCACCCGGAGCGGCAACGATGCCGGCGCGTGCGTCGAGGTCGCCGACAACCTGCCCGGCCGGGTGCACGTCCGCGATTCCAAGGACCGCGACGGCGGCCTGCTGACCTTCAGCCCGGCCGCGTGGCGGGCCTTCGTCGAGCTGGCCCGCACCCCCTGA
- a CDS encoding helix-turn-helix domain-containing protein, producing MTTVVSTAALIREQLRRSRLAAGLTQEEYGKRAHYSPSMVSAVELGHTAPNEAYLTRADEVLDTGGLLTSLRDLGRRDGEPIWFRPWLEVERVATQLRCFGATMIPGLLQTADYARAVFRLDLGLTADRVEELVAARLERQTILDREHPPQLTAVIDEAALQRFAEGCAGVLAEQLRHLVACARRPHIRVHVLPQGVGLHAGLFGPFILGRTADGSWLGFLDNQTGGTAVDDINEVATLLGRWESLRSDALPRQQSIDLLEEIVKPWI from the coding sequence GTGACCACAGTGGTGTCCACGGCGGCGCTGATCCGGGAGCAGCTCCGGCGGTCCCGGCTCGCGGCCGGTCTGACCCAGGAGGAGTACGGCAAACGCGCGCACTACTCGCCGTCCATGGTGTCGGCCGTCGAGCTGGGGCACACGGCGCCCAACGAGGCGTACCTGACCCGGGCCGACGAGGTGCTCGACACCGGCGGCCTGCTGACCTCGCTTCGAGACCTGGGCCGGCGCGACGGCGAGCCGATCTGGTTCCGCCCCTGGCTGGAGGTCGAACGGGTCGCCACCCAGCTGCGCTGCTTCGGCGCGACGATGATTCCCGGGCTGTTGCAGACCGCCGACTACGCCCGTGCGGTGTTCCGGCTCGACCTCGGGCTGACCGCCGACCGGGTGGAGGAGTTGGTGGCGGCCCGGCTGGAGCGGCAGACGATCCTCGACCGGGAGCACCCGCCGCAGCTCACCGCCGTGATCGACGAGGCAGCGCTGCAGCGCTTCGCGGAGGGCTGCGCCGGGGTGCTGGCCGAGCAGCTCCGGCACCTGGTGGCGTGCGCCCGCCGCCCGCACATCAGGGTGCACGTGCTGCCGCAGGGAGTGGGCCTGCACGCCGGCCTCTTCGGGCCGTTCATCCTCGGCCGCACCGCCGACGGCAGTTGGCTCGGCTTCCTCGACAACCAGACCGGTGGCACCGCCGTGGACGACATCAACGAGGTGGCGACCCTGCTCGGAAGGTGGGAGAGTCTGCGCAGTGACGCGCTGCCCCGGCAGCAGTCGATCGACCTGCTCGAGGAGATCGTGAAGCCATGGATCTGA